The Bacteroides ovatus genomic interval TCTTTGCAGACAACGGATCCAGGAAACGACGAGATTCTGAATAACTTTTAGTTAATGCAAACTGTCCTTTAATTTGCCAGTGATCATTAATATACCAGTTGGCAGACAAGTTATCAATGAATTCGTCCGCATTAGAACGATCATAACTTTTCAATGTAGCCTCATACAAAGGATTGGCCAGATTGTCCATACCCAAATTATGCCATTCGGTTGTTTTTGTCACATAATCACCATCATCATCACGAAAAGTATCATACGGCAGTTTAGTTGTATAATCCGAAAAACTTCCATAAGGTGATTCTTTAGAACGTGTTGACGAATAAGAAACATAGTTACGCACCTGTAAACGACCGATACGGTAATCTAAAGCCAAACCTCCACCTGTACGGTCACGATAAGAGCCTCTCATCACACCATCAGATTTGTTATAGCTCAAATCCACAGAGAAACGCAGATTTTCCGTACCTCCGGTCAAAGACAAACTATGCTTATGATTGAATACAGAATGAACCGGTTGCGAAATCCAGTCCGTATCAACACCCCGTTTTACATTTTGCAATTTACCGTAGTATTCTCTGTCGAGCGTATATTGCTCACCGGCATCCTTGCCAATATAGAAGCCGGCCAACCGTTCAGTTTCCAGTTTTTCAGAGGCATTCATCAGATTATAATCAGATAAGTCCGGCATTTGCAAAGTTCCGGTCATGCTATAATCGATCTGCAACTTGCCCGGTTTGGGAGGAACAGTAGTGATAACGACGATACCGTTTGCTGCACGTGAACCATACATGGCTGTTGCAGCCGCATCCTTCAAAATTGTGATATTCTCGATACGGTTAGGGTCAAGGTCATACAATTTAGTAGCTGAAACTTCAAAACCATCCATGATGAACAACGGGAGGTTCGGATTATTCTGCAAGTTGGATTTAGAAACAGTTTCCGAATCCAACTCTTTGATACCTATACCTGAACGACCACGGATATAAAGTTCCGGAATAGCATTCGGGTCTGATCCCCACTGGCTATTTTCCTGAATACGGAAAGATGGATCGAATGCCTGCAAAGCAGAGAATACATTCGTCTTAGAAACTTTCAACAGATCTTCTTTCTTGATCTGCACACTGTTACCTGTAAAACTCTTCTTATTAATGTTAGAGTAACCGGTAATTACCACCTCATCAGTCATCACAGCATCTTCTTTCAGCTTAATAACACGCGCCTTATCTTTAGACGCATCGTCTCCCAAACTGATTTCCTCTGTCACCATTCCTATATAGGAAACAATAATCACCGGATGCTTACGAACGGGATAAAAAAGTTTAAACTCTCCGTTAACATCCGTAGTAGTACCAAAATCGGTACCCTTCAAACGAATAGTCACTCCAATCAGTTGGAGTCCTTCCTGATCGACCACTTTTCCAAAAACAGCGCGGTACCCTGATGGTACTTCACTGTTTTCAACCTTTGTTTTTTGTACTTGCTGCTTGTTATCTTTCTGTTGAGCTACCACCGTAACTACCGACAAAAGATATAACAAGGAAAAAAGAAATACTTTTTTCATAATTCGTGTTGTATATTCTATTTATGCAAAATAATGTATGTGATTTATTTAAATTTTAGGGGCATCTTTCCAGGAACGAGTCATCAAGAACAATAGATATTTATAGTGGGCACGCGTTTGTTCATCTCCAGTCATTTGTTGTTTCTTGACTAACTCTGCCAATTTCTGATAAGTACCGTACCATAAATGATTCTGATTATCCGTTGCTATATTATACATGACAGCACGAGAGCCGTAACCCTGTTCCTCTATTGCGCTTTCAGCCTCTTCATCTTCCTCTTCGTCCAAAGCTCCTACTTTGTCTGTGTTATCATCCGACAAATAGTATTGTCCGAACCATCTCTTCTGACCATTTATATCTACACTGTTGCGCACATTCGATAAGAATTCAGCCTGCATGATACGTTCAGGTTCCGTCAACGAACGTCCCTCCATTGTCGGACGCCATACTAATTCATATAAATCGTCGATATATTCTTTCGGACTATAAGAAGACGGATCACGATAGTACGTCAACGAAACACGCTTAGTCTGATATAAGTCTGTAATCACATTCTTTTCCTTTACTACATAATTCTTCAGAATCTTACGGGCCTGTGAACCGGAGAATGAAAGTTTCTTAATGACGTCTTCATCATCAATCCATTCCAAATCCTTCAGTTGAGTAAACAGAAAATCTAAAGAAGCTCTTTGCAAATCCTTGGGTACTGCGGTAAGAGTTGCGTTAGCGTCACCAACAAAGTGCTCATTCAAATAGAATGAACCGATATTACGATATACATTAAACAAATATCCTCTCAATTGCTGTACGATAAACGGAAATACCATATTACGATAATCATAATTCTTATCTTCCGCATCCATCCATTCATGCATATGAGCTACAATGTAACGCAAATTATTAATACCGTATGTACTGGCTTTAATCGCATCGTTTCCTAAATCAAAAGAAAGAGCCGATGGGTCGAATGTAGTCAGCAAATACTGTTTGGTTCCAAAACGATACATCGGATCACCGCTTTTCTCACTAATCCACTGGCGTACCACCTTATTCTCTTCCTGTGCAGTTTGTGCTTCTAAAATAGGTTTGTAGGCTACTTTAATAGCATAGTAGTCATACACTCCCAATTTAGGAGAAAGCATCACTCCTTTATCACTCGGTTGAGCCACATAGTTGAAACCTACTTCATCCATCACAGAGGCAGTTATTCCATATTTCTGCGTATAAGAAGCCGACCGTAAAGAATCTGTCGGTATAGCAAAAGAACCTGCCATATTCTCTATCAATCCTAAAGCAAAACCCACTTCCCGGCGAACGGCACAACGAAGCGTTTCACTCATCAAATCATCCGGCAAACGAAGATGACGCGCATCCGGATCAACCTGGGAAGTCTGTACAAAACGCTGGATATTATTCCACTTCAGCAAATCATGATAAAGATATAAAGAAGCATTCATGATTTCCCCGGTACGAGGATCAGCAAATGATGCATCTTTCATAGTCGTCACCACTCCGGTAGGAACATAACGAATCGTACTGTACTTTAAATTGTCAGGATCAAAATCCGGATCATCTTTCGGGAAATCCTTCACTTGGATAGCATCTTTGAAACCGATAGCCTCGAAAGCCTTATTCCAGTCATTTACTCCTGCTTTTACAGCTGCTCTCCAGCTTACCGGGAAGTTTGGATCCATATAAAAGACAATCGGTTTTTTCGGTTTCGTCAGTTCACCACGTTTGTACTTATCAACATCCGATACCTCCAGATTCCAACGTTTCATCCGGTGTTCCATTCTGGAACCGTCTACCTCCGTACCCATATTTTCCATGGCTACAGTCCCTATTCCTATTCGGGGATCGGCTAAACGCGGACGCATCTGCGGCTTTTCTGGAAGCAACAATAAAGTACGGTTTACTGTCATGCTAACAGGTTCATCCACACTTACAAGTTGTCCACCCACACTTAAATTCATTAAGTAAGTCAATTTAGAAATAATAGAAACATTATCTCCAAAAGCCTTCACTCCCATCAGATAAGACAAATCATCCTTGAATTTTACAGCTTGTCTGCCCGATCCATATTCCATTGTACGTTTACCACTTGAAAAAGGATTCATATTTTCCGTATGAGATACAAAGTAGGAAGTCATATCCACTACAACGGCCGAAGAGTCCTTATTAAAGGCAGCAATAGTGAATGCATCAACAATGGTTGATAATGAATTCTTCTTCAGTCCTTCCTGCATATTCTGATTCGCCGAACTGGAGAATATCATATTCTGTCCTGTTCTGCTAACTTCCTTCATATACAGTGTGCTGTCTACCACTGCAAATTTAATGTGACGGGGAGTATACGACATCGTTCCTGCCGGTCCATTTCCCATATCAGATGTTTCTACCACTTTGGAGCCTAAAAGAAACTCCCGTCCCATAAGTGAAACTGGGAACTCCACGAGCAGCTTTTTCTTGTCCACAAAATGTAAAGTGAGCAAACCTTTAGAGGTTTCCACCTTCTTGTCTTTAAACAGCTTTTCGTATTTACTGAGTTTTTTCTCTTTCTTTTCTGTTTTATCTTTTTTCTTTTTCCAGAAAATCGTATTTGCGTCTGCAGCAGGCAATGTAAATACCGCAGCCAGACAAATGATCAAAAATCGTCTCATATCGTGTTTTCTTATTATTTTACCAATTACGTATGTCTTCTATCTTTTCAAGCAACTGTCCATAGTGCATCCTTGTTTCATCAGAACCGGAATTCAAACGCGATTCCATTAACTTCTGAATACGGATCAACAACCCATGATACAAATGCAGCTGATTATCATTAGATAAATTGGTGATGTATCCCAAAGGTCCGAATCCTCCAACTGTATTTACTTCAGGCCGGACAGACTGCAACAACGTTTCAATCTTCTTACCTTTCTTTTCACGACCTGTAGTTTCCATGTGATTGGGCAACTGCAACTTTCTCAAGATAGCGGCCACCACTTCATATTGAAGTAGCATCTCTGCACGATTCAATGACTTTCCTTTTAAAGTCGATGCCCATACACCACTGTAAATGTCATTCAGGTATTCTTCAGGAGAATAACTGTTCTTATCTTTGTAGTAAGCCAATGACACTCGTTTGGTAGCCACCAAAGCTGTTGCAAAATTCTTAATCAGCTTTTGATAAACCGGCGTCTGTACCGGCATATTACGAAGGATGGAAGAATCATCTAACCAAGTCATGTTACACAACTCGTTCATCACAAAACGAGCCGCCTCACGTTGTTGCGCTTTAGATACAACAGACAGAGCCTGATTACGATCGCCTACTATATGTTCGGACAAATAAAATCCTCCTACATTTCGAAAAGCATACATCAAATATTGGTTATACCGATTAACTATCTCCGGATAGATCTGAATACGGAAACGGTAGTCCGAATCTTGTTGTTCCACCCATTTGTCCATATTCCCCAAGATATATTTCAGATTACTGATTCCATATTTTCCCGCTTTAACAGCATTGTTACCCAAATCACCTCCGAGCGCACTCGGATCGTATTCTGCACCCTGATATTGCGCTTTTCCATAACGATAAACCGGATCTCCTGACTTCATAGATACCCATCTCATTATCTTTTCACGGATTTCTTCTGGTGTCTTCGCATCCGGAACGAGCATATATCCCATCTGAATCGCAAACAAGTCATAAGCTCCCAACTTATTTTGGATGAAATCAGCCTTACCATCTTGCGGTTGAGCAATATAATTATAAGGAAGCTCATCCATCACAGAAGAGGCAATACCGTTCTGCCTGGTAAATTCAGGTGAACGCAATGATTCTACAGAAAATGCGGCCGACGCGGAAGCGTTATCTGCCAAACCTAAACAATGGCCTACTTCACGAGCCACATAAAGCCGGATACCCTCTAATAAAACCTCTTCCGACAATTGTATCCCCCGCATACGTTCATCAACTTGAGCTGTTTGAACAAAACGTTGACTGGCTATTGTCTTAGCTATATCATGTCCGACAAAAATAGTTCCATTAATAATTTCTCCACTACGAGGGTCCACCCAAACTTTACTCTGAGTTTTTGAGAGATTTACAGGAACATAACGGATGCAAGAATACTTCAAATTTCCGGCATAAAACGTCGTATCATTTGCAGGAAAATCCGCAGTCTGAACAGCATCTTTAAACCCAGCCATTTTAAACGCTTCATTCCACCAGTTAACTCCTTCTTTTATTGCTTTTTTCCAGGCTTCCGGAAAATCACTATCGATATAGAACACCACCGGTTTCCGTGGAGCAACCAGATCTCCCCGGCGATAGGCTTCCTCGTCAGCTGGCAACAGATTCCATTTATGTTGCAAATATGAAAAGGCCGTACCGTCTTTCTCTGTTGATATCTTCTGCTTTTTGGTAAATGTATACCCTAACCGGGGATCGCCCAATCGCCAAACCATTGTCTCTTCCGGCAATAAAAGCATTGAATAAACAGCCTTCACCCGCACATTTCCTCCTCTAACTTCCTTCTTACTGGCAAGCAAAGATTGATAAAAGCTCATATCCAGATTGATCTCCAGGTTATCATCAAAGACATAAAAGTTTCTGATGGAAGAAAGATTCTTTTTCAACACCGCTTTCAACTCCAATTGACCATATTTCTCATCCTCCAAAGAGGAACTATTCTGGTCAAACAGAGGAAGACGTTTATTGTCAGCAAGAAAGAACTTAGTCACCTCGAACACCACTGCTGTACTATCCATATTATAAGCCGCAATCTTGAATGACTCCATATCCGGCGTTATATTACTTTTCGCTACTGCCTTACTGATATCAGACTGATTACTATATACATCCATCCGGGAAACGGGAGTTACATTCTGCATATACACCTGATCCTCTTGTATAGCGAAACGGATATGCAACGGAGTAGTCATAGTCTGTCCGACAAGACCACTCGTATTATCACTAGTTGCCGAGATCGAAGAACCCATCAAAAATTCACGTCCTAACAAACTTTTTGGAAACTCAAAATAAAGTTTATCATCAATCTTATGGATCGTTATAAGCCCTT includes:
- a CDS encoding zinc-dependent metalloprotease; the encoded protein is MRRFLIICLAAVFTLPAADANTIFWKKKKDKTEKKEKKLSKYEKLFKDKKVETSKGLLTLHFVDKKKLLVEFPVSLMGREFLLGSKVVETSDMGNGPAGTMSYTPRHIKFAVVDSTLYMKEVSRTGQNMIFSSSANQNMQEGLKKNSLSTIVDAFTIAAFNKDSSAVVVDMTSYFVSHTENMNPFSSGKRTMEYGSGRQAVKFKDDLSYLMGVKAFGDNVSIISKLTYLMNLSVGGQLVSVDEPVSMTVNRTLLLLPEKPQMRPRLADPRIGIGTVAMENMGTEVDGSRMEHRMKRWNLEVSDVDKYKRGELTKPKKPIVFYMDPNFPVSWRAAVKAGVNDWNKAFEAIGFKDAIQVKDFPKDDPDFDPDNLKYSTIRYVPTGVVTTMKDASFADPRTGEIMNASLYLYHDLLKWNNIQRFVQTSQVDPDARHLRLPDDLMSETLRCAVRREVGFALGLIENMAGSFAIPTDSLRSASYTQKYGITASVMDEVGFNYVAQPSDKGVMLSPKLGVYDYYAIKVAYKPILEAQTAQEENKVVRQWISEKSGDPMYRFGTKQYLLTTFDPSALSFDLGNDAIKASTYGINNLRYIVAHMHEWMDAEDKNYDYRNMVFPFIVQQLRGYLFNVYRNIGSFYLNEHFVGDANATLTAVPKDLQRASLDFLFTQLKDLEWIDDEDVIKKLSFSGSQARKILKNYVVKEKNVITDLYQTKRVSLTYYRDPSSYSPKEYIDDLYELVWRPTMEGRSLTEPERIMQAEFLSNVRNSVDINGQKRWFGQYYLSDDNTDKVGALDEEEDEEAESAIEEQGYGSRAVMYNIATDNQNHLWYGTYQKLAELVKKQQMTGDEQTRAHYKYLLFLMTRSWKDAPKI
- a CDS encoding zinc-dependent metalloprotease; translation: MKLFIVLLTGAFMLATGTSDVFAKKKEKVQTEAKSDTVRTASKKRNTQYPRLFKNKRVVTKKGLITIHKIDDKLYFEFPKSLLGREFLMGSSISATSDNTSGLVGQTMTTPLHIRFAIQEDQVYMQNVTPVSRMDVYSNQSDISKAVAKSNITPDMESFKIAAYNMDSTAVVFEVTKFFLADNKRLPLFDQNSSSLEDEKYGQLELKAVLKKNLSSIRNFYVFDDNLEINLDMSFYQSLLASKKEVRGGNVRVKAVYSMLLLPEETMVWRLGDPRLGYTFTKKQKISTEKDGTAFSYLQHKWNLLPADEEAYRRGDLVAPRKPVVFYIDSDFPEAWKKAIKEGVNWWNEAFKMAGFKDAVQTADFPANDTTFYAGNLKYSCIRYVPVNLSKTQSKVWVDPRSGEIINGTIFVGHDIAKTIASQRFVQTAQVDERMRGIQLSEEVLLEGIRLYVAREVGHCLGLADNASASAAFSVESLRSPEFTRQNGIASSVMDELPYNYIAQPQDGKADFIQNKLGAYDLFAIQMGYMLVPDAKTPEEIREKIMRWVSMKSGDPVYRYGKAQYQGAEYDPSALGGDLGNNAVKAGKYGISNLKYILGNMDKWVEQQDSDYRFRIQIYPEIVNRYNQYLMYAFRNVGGFYLSEHIVGDRNQALSVVSKAQQREAARFVMNELCNMTWLDDSSILRNMPVQTPVYQKLIKNFATALVATKRVSLAYYKDKNSYSPEEYLNDIYSGVWASTLKGKSLNRAEMLLQYEVVAAILRKLQLPNHMETTGREKKGKKIETLLQSVRPEVNTVGGFGPLGYITNLSNDNQLHLYHGLLIRIQKLMESRLNSGSDETRMHYGQLLEKIEDIRNW